Within Hydrogenoanaerobacterium saccharovorans, the genomic segment TGCAAAACGCAGGCTTTGTGTACTAAGCGCATATAAAACAGGAGCGTCGGACGTTTGCACAACATTATTTTCTATTACGATATTGCGGTGAAACGGTTTTTCTTTTACAGGGTGCTCCACCTCCGGATGAATGGAGATAATCGCTTCACCCCCCAAATAGGATGAGGTTAAGCAGCAATCTGCCCGATTCATACCAATAATTTGCATCGCCTGCTATTAAAATTGCCGCACCTGCCGATTCGAACACATTGTTCTGTATAAGTACCGGTTTGGGGTTAGCAATTAAAATGCCCCTGGCACGGCAGCTGCCAAAATAGTTGTTTTGGCAAACAAGTTCTGCCGTACATGTTAAATTCTCCATAGAGTCGTCCGCTGCAATGCACTCAGGGATGGGCTCATCAAACTCAATTTCAAACTCGGCGGCATTCAGCAAAGTAAAGCGCTTTACATTCAGTACACCGGCACGGCTCAAATCTTGTGCATGCAGCAGCGCTACTTTTTGCCCGGGTTGCGCCCAGTGCTCAAAGCCCTGCGATTGCTCATGCGCAAACTCGCCGTGCAGTGTATACTTTGAGGCAACATGTTTGATGCGCGTAGCTACCCCGTGCAAATTCAGCGGGTCATCCATTAATCCGCTGAAATAACATTCTTCTACAGTAATTTTGCCTTTGTTGGCAGTAAGATGAATCCCATCGTCATGCCCCGAGGTAAATTGCCTGCCGCGTTTGGTGTTCGGTATCATTTTTATACGGCGAAAGCGTAGGTTGGTGCAAAACTGCGCCAGCATGCCAAGGCCGCCGGTACTGTGCACAGTAACATTTTCTATGGCGATATCTGTGCTGTTTTGCATAAATATGCCTGCATGAATGCGCTTGTTATGCCGCAATACCAGTATATTGCCAATATGGGGTATTCTTTTAAAGTCGCCATAAAAACGCACCAACCCGTTGGGCAGTTGTTCTTGCGTTGTTTGGGGGAAAGTATCCCCCATCCGGTAGGCTACTTTATGGGTATGTACGTCAAATTCTGTATTGCCCCATTGCCAAACCGGTTCTTTCCAGTCTTCACCTATAAAAAAGAGCGTATTATTTTCAACTTCATAGGGGAAATATTGTCTGTCAATATTAACGTCGATATAAGAGGCTGTTGCGGCTGTAATTGTCCCCTCTGATGTAAGGGGAATTTCCCAATCTATCGTAAGGTTTTTGATGGTGATATCGCTGCTGTTATCCACCGTGAACGGCATTGTTCGCCCGTGGAACACAAGTTCTGCCCCATTGCCGTTAAAAACAACATGGTTCATACCGCACAGCTGCAGCGAAAGGCGGCGCGGATTGATAATATCACTGTTGGACAAATAATAATCTCGCAGCTCGGCATTTTCTGCGTAAAAATCATATCTGCCGGGCTCAAGCACAAATTCTGTTTCACTGTTGCTGCTCGCCAGCATTACCGCAAATGCTTGTGTAACATCTTTTTTTGTGTTTGGCAAAATGCCATGCTCTGTTGCTTTTATTACTTGCATATGCTACCCCTTTATACTGGCACCTGCCATGCCTTCAATAAATCTGTTTTGAAATATAAGATAAACAATTAATACAGGAATGACCGCAATACTGGCACCTGCCAGCATTTTTTCTATAGGTGTTCCGTATTGCCCGTTCAGTGCACCCAAACCAAGTGTGATGGTATATTTGTTTACATCGTTGAGCATCAGCATCGGCCACAGGTAAGAGTCCCATGTCCATAAAAACTGCAAAATTGCCAATGCAGATAACGGGTTTTTAAACATTGGCATACATATTTTGTGGAAAATACGAAACTCGCTTGCACCATCGATGCGTGCCGCCTCCAGCATTTCTTTTGGGATGTTTTCAGAGAACTGCCGCATCATAAACGTGCCGAACAGGGTAATCAGGTTGGGGATAATAACCGATTTGTAAGTGTTAATCCATTTGAACCACATCATCATTTGATAAAGCGGAATAACATTAATTGTGGTTGGCACCATCATACAAAACATTACCGCCATAAAAATAAGGTTTTTGCCGCGGAACTGATATTTGCCAAGCACAAACCCAAACAGTGCCGCTGTATAAAGCTGTGCGCAAACACAGATTGCCGTAATAAAAAGGCTGTTTGCAAAAAACTTGGCAAAATTAAATTTCTGCCATAAGACCTGATAATTTTCCATCGTGGGGTCTTTGGGGAAGAATGTCGGCGGCATTGACAATATTTCTACCGGCGTTTTAAAACTGGATAGTACCATCCAGATAAACGGAAACAGCATACAAATAGATACCGCAAACAGAATAAAATAAACCAGCCACAGTGCGGGCCCTTTTTTTAATTTTTGCATGACTATCCCTCCGATTTATTCAGCCGGAACTGAATGACAGTAAAAATAAGTATTACAAGCACAAGTGCATATCCAATCGCCGATGCACGGCCGAAGTTGAAATCTTTAAAGCCTTTTTCGTAGATTAAAAGCATGGCTGTGTAGGATGATGTACCCGGGCCGCCGGGAGATTTGCCGGCGGTGCTTGTCATCAGCATAACCTGATTGAACACCTGTAAAAAGTTAATCATGCCGGTTACCGCAACCAAAAGCGTAGTGGGCTTTATCATAGGCACAATAATAGATTTAAACGACTGAATGCGGTTTGCACCGTCTATGGTTGCAGCCTCAAAAAGCTCACCCGGTATTTCATTAAGGCCTGCCACAAAAATAATAATGGCGTAGCCAATTTCTTTCCAAACAGTCATTGCAATAATGCAGCCGATGACTTGTTTTTCATCCAACAGCCACATCTGCGGATTTAACCCAAAAAACTCTAAAATAACATTAAAAACACCGTTGTTCGTATTATAAAATGCATATTTCCATAAAAGCGAAACCGCTACGCCAGATGTAATAACAGGCAAGAAATAGGTAGTGCGAAAAAAACCTTGAAACCTTGGTACCGAGTAAATCATGGTAGCAAAAATAAGCCCCAAAAACACATACAAAAAACAAGCGACTAAAGCAAATATCAAGGTGTTGCCCATAGATTTCCAAAACAAAGGCTCTTTAAACATCCATATGAAGTTATCAAACCCTGCAAATTTAAAAACACCTTTTATCGGCTTCCAGTTAAAAAAACTGCCTATAAAGCTGTATAGTATAGGGAAATAGTTAAAAATACCGATATAGACAACAAGAAAACTCATCGAGAAAAAAATCATCCATCGCTCTTGTTTGCGCT encodes:
- a CDS encoding alpha-1,3-galactosidase-related protein; translated protein: MQVIKATEHGILPNTKKDVTQAFAVMLASSNSETEFVLEPGRYDFYAENAELRDYYLSNSDIINPRRLSLQLCGMNHVVFNGNGAELVFHGRTMPFTVDNSSDITIKNLTIDWEIPLTSEGTITAATASYIDVNIDRQYFPYEVENNTLFFIGEDWKEPVWQWGNTEFDVHTHKVAYRMGDTFPQTTQEQLPNGLVRFYGDFKRIPHIGNILVLRHNKRIHAGIFMQNSTDIAIENVTVHSTGGLGMLAQFCTNLRFRRIKMIPNTKRGRQFTSGHDDGIHLTANKGKITVEECYFSGLMDDPLNLHGVATRIKHVASKYTLHGEFAHEQSQGFEHWAQPGQKVALLHAQDLSRAGVLNVKRFTLLNAAEFEIEFDEPIPECIAADDSMENLTCTAELVCQNNYFGSCRARGILIANPKPVLIQNNVFESAGAAILIAGDANYWYESGRLLLNLILFGG
- a CDS encoding carbohydrate ABC transporter permease, translating into MQKLKKGPALWLVYFILFAVSICMLFPFIWMVLSSFKTPVEILSMPPTFFPKDPTMENYQVLWQKFNFAKFFANSLFITAICVCAQLYTAALFGFVLGKYQFRGKNLIFMAVMFCMMVPTTINVIPLYQMMMWFKWINTYKSVIIPNLITLFGTFMMRQFSENIPKEMLEAARIDGASEFRIFHKICMPMFKNPLSALAILQFLWTWDSYLWPMLMLNDVNKYTITLGLGALNGQYGTPIEKMLAGASIAVIPVLIVYLIFQNRFIEGMAGASIKG
- a CDS encoding carbohydrate ABC transporter permease, encoding MKLNAALKMPKTQRKQERWMIFFSMSFLVVYIGIFNYFPILYSFIGSFFNWKPIKGVFKFAGFDNFIWMFKEPLFWKSMGNTLIFALVACFLYVFLGLIFATMIYSVPRFQGFFRTTYFLPVITSGVAVSLLWKYAFYNTNNGVFNVILEFFGLNPQMWLLDEKQVIGCIIAMTVWKEIGYAIIIFVAGLNEIPGELFEAATIDGANRIQSFKSIIVPMIKPTTLLVAVTGMINFLQVFNQVMLMTSTAGKSPGGPGTSSYTAMLLIYEKGFKDFNFGRASAIGYALVLVILIFTVIQFRLNKSEG